In Actinomycetota bacterium, a single window of DNA contains:
- a CDS encoding TIGR03086 family metal-binding protein, giving the protein MDRFAALYAAGNFLAAHLDRVGPAHWTLVTPCPEWDVRALLNHVIGGDYRYALMLHGAGPEDLAASRAEDHVGDDPVRAFRRSRAQVAATFAEPGALDRVIQHRAGERTGAHLLGMRTVDYAAHGWDLARTLEVVAAPDPELVAHLMTLQPLLEWGRERGFYAPPPPLPPGAGDWEVWLSLTGRSP; this is encoded by the coding sequence ATGGACCGCTTCGCCGCCCTCTACGCCGCCGGGAACTTCTTGGCGGCCCATCTGGACAGGGTGGGTCCTGCGCACTGGACGTTGGTCACGCCCTGTCCCGAGTGGGACGTGCGGGCCCTCCTCAACCACGTCATCGGCGGCGACTATCGCTACGCGCTCATGCTGCACGGGGCGGGCCCGGAGGACCTGGCCGCCTCCCGCGCCGAGGATCACGTCGGCGACGACCCCGTGCGTGCGTTCCGGCGCAGCCGGGCGCAGGTGGCTGCGACGTTCGCTGAACCGGGGGCGCTCGACCGGGTGATCCAGCACCGGGCCGGCGAGCGGACGGGAGCCCATCTCCTGGGCATGCGCACCGTCGACTATGCCGCCCACGGCTGGGACCTGGCCCGCACCCTGGAGGTCGTCGCCGCCCCGGACCCGGAGCTGGTAGCCCACCTGATGACCCTGCAACCACTGCTGGAGTGGGGCCGGGAGCGCGGCTTCTACGCGCCCCCGCCTCCGCTGCCACCCGGCGCCGGGGACTGGGAGGTCTGGCTCAGCCTGACGGGCCGCTCACCCTGA